One Primulina huaijiensis isolate GDHJ02 unplaced genomic scaffold, ASM1229523v2 scaffold38877, whole genome shotgun sequence genomic window, AGTTAAATGTGAAAACAGATGGACTTCAATCCATGGATTCAAGAATGCACGAACAATTGGGATggatttgaaataatttgatttgaaatcCTCCCATTAAATACACCCTTGGTGCTTCTTGAACCAATTTTAATTCTTGAGCAAAGTAAACCAGTAACCCTGCCACCTTGTCCATATTAAGTTTACATAAAACCAAGTAAGATctgcatatatataattatgggATGCATAAGAGCATCTAATCTAATCATGCATTTGGAAGTCGGATCACTTCTGAGCCACATTTTGGGGGATAGAGAAGTTTAATATTTATGTTCTTAAGCAAAAAATAAGCATTTCGGCATATTCGCACACAAATTTCCAGGCTTGTCAATATACACCATAAAAAAGGTTTATAACATGAAAGTTTCTTATTCTCGAAGTTTGATAACACAATATTACAAGGAAATAGCGACCGTGCTATAGCAACTTTTAGCCCTGAAAAAACAGTCCATAGACTAGCAGAATGCGCTAATGGAATAGGTTTGATGATTCCTGGGCTGGCTGTGACTCGGGGATATCATATGAGGCTGTGGAAGGAATGGAGatggagaattgaaattatGCTAAGCACCGCTACATTTTGTTACAAAACTTGAATGACACGTCACATGTACCTATGAGATTCCAATTAACAACCATTTCGTAGAAGCATTTACCAAATTTGCGGGCAGTTCAAGGGTTTGGGTAAATTTTGCCACCTCTAAGCACACATCATTACTTCTTTTTCCACATGTACAGGCCCAACGTGACTCAAATTTGGAGACAAAATCTTCCAGTTGATCCAAGTACAGGTAAGTTGAAGACTTCCCAGTTTcacaaattaaaatcaattttagaAGTTCCATAAAAAAGGAATATGGATACTTAATTGTAACAAAGGGAAGACATAAGTAATGTTTACAGGCATCCCAAAATGACTAGTTTTGTATCTCATATGAATAACTCAAAGTTTAACAAAACCAACTAATGACTAGTTAGATTTTTTTCAAAGAAACCAAATCTCTCTCAATTTGCATTACGATGTCCACAGAGATGCGCAACTGAGTATTCTTTTTTAACAGGACTAGAAATTTAGATAAAATAGAAGCAAAATAAAACAGTTAAACAAGAATCGCTTGGAATATAAAATACAATGTCATGATAAAAAAGAGAATAGAAATATTACCTGTGAGTCCTCGCTTCCACTGGCAATGAAAGCTTGTTCTAGTCCGCCGAAACAAGCCCTCACAACAAAGCGTGAACGCTTATGGCCTTTGTATTTTGCTACCAGCTTGGCACGACCGTCTATATTCCAAAGATGAAGTTCTTGATTCACAAGGCTAACCAGCAGAAACTTGCTGTCTTCAGATAGAGAAAAAGAAATTATTGTCTGATCTTCCTCAATAAATTTATCCAACTTTGATTCCCATCCACATAATAGTATCGTAGTTTCCTTACAAACAGATATCAGCTCTTTTCTATCAGTAGTGATCCCCAAGTCAGAAGTCCTAATAGTTCTCTGCCCTTTCCAACACTCTACCTCTTTTCCTTCCAGATCCCACATGCTGATGCTTTTATCAGTAACACCAGAAAATACACTCTTCCCATCCGGAGCCCATCCACAAGAGATCAAGCCAAGACCACTTTTCTCATATACATGCACACATTCACCAGAGGCAATATCCCATCGTCTAACAGACTCCTCTGATCCACAGGTAAGAAGTTGACGATCATCTGGGCTCCATGACATATAGGAAACAGGTTTCTCGTGACCAGATAATCTATGTTTTAGGATAACCCGGCCGTCAACTGCGACCTAAAATGAGCAACAAAAATATAGATTTGTCTATCTATCTATCCAATCACATGTAAGTGCAAATGAACACAACTGTATCCAAAACATATAATCACGAGGTAAAACTAAAAGGATAACACAATAGTGCTAAACACTCATTGGATGAGGTGGATATCTACTTATCATCCAAAGAGCAACCCTTTTCCAGATtcctcgaaaaatattttgtataaacAGTTCATAAGTGTAGTTTGCAAATATATAAGACAAATGGAACTCAAAATTGTGTTAAAGATTTcatcaaaaattatattaaagattcattgttatTTTGAGTTCGATAACTGTAAATAATGACATGGAAAACTAGTGTACAAAGCCAAAGGAGACTGAAGGGTTTAGAGAAACAAGATCTAAATTAACCAATTCTtccataaataaaattaaagtcaTCAGAATTACCTCCCATACAATTACAACAGCATCACTGGAAGAAGAAACCAAATATTTTCCATTGTGAGAAAATTGCAAGAACCAAACTTCGTCACTGTGTTCATGCAATATCTGGAGGGTTAACAAGCAATGCAAGATATCAGTAGTCACCGGAACACAGCAGTAGTTATGGAAAATACAAACTACATAGCATTCCAATGATATTTTGAGTAAACAGATATTTAGAGAAACCACCTATAATATCAGGATATGTCATTATAATTGCACAACCACGTGTAAACTTTCAGTGTTGGTCAAATACGTTCAATGAAAAATAAGAATGTTTTTACTATTAGATCAGACTGGCTAAATCCACCAACTTAGCTAGGCAATAAAACCTCCTATCAAACTGAGTAACTTTCAATGCAATAACACAAAAATAATTACAACTCAGTGACTGCCATGACAGACACTACTCGCTTTGAACATTTAAACTTCTCCTTCCATTTACGAACAAACTCCTAATAATGCAGTTTTTCCTTTTCTCTTCTCTTGCTTTAGAGTAGGGAAAAACGAAGGGGATTCGAAGAAGTACATGATTTACTTATTATGAAGTTTAAGAGACAGTATGGAAAGAGTGTGTTAGCATTATCTCTTTGAAGAGACTCAATCTACACAATAAGAAAACGTAGTCACGAAAACACAATCGCTCAGTTCATTTACTAGAAGTTTCAAATAAAACAGAATAAATGGCGATGTTAACAGATACCGATTATGCGGACAAATCTGAGTACTGTTTACTCATTTAAaacatctttttttattttcatataagAAGAAATATAGACTAGTTTGAATAACAAATGAAAGAAAGAAGTTTAAATTGGAATTCACACATTCATCGCTATAACTGCATCATGCTGTTGTTACCAGTAAGCTGCTTCATATAATTCTCGACTCAACTACTCAAAATTGAAAGTACCATTACCTGCAAGGTTTGAGAAGGAATCTGGTTTCTTCCACACTGATGATCAGTGAATAAGGACATTTCTCCGACTGATGAGTTGTGATACCTACAAGCATCTCTTTGCAAATCCAGAGCTTGTTCAACAAGATGCACCAATCTCTTTTCTGGAATCATGACAGTTGGGGGAAGCAATTTTTGCAATTTCTCCAGTAACTTTTTACGAGACTTTAGCCTAGACTCCTGACCAGAAGTTCCATCTAACAAATTCAGGGAGGGAGACAAAATAGAGGAAGACAGCTCACGAACTCTGTCACCATTTACACAAAGAGGTGCAATCTCAATCCTCAGAGTTTTCAAAGCATCCATGAGTTTATCTCCATTCAAAAGTTCAAAAAATTTTTGCTCCATTATTACAAAAGATGCCAGCTTAATTATAGTTTCATCTGCTAGGCCAATTTCATGTAATGTTGCTACACTTTCGTCCCATTTACCATCAAGAATTTGCTGCATAAATAAATCTACTACAGTGGAGTGCAATGGTATTCCCGACTCTTCCTCCAGATGAGCCCCTGTCTTTGTGTAACCAAGAGAATATAATGCCTCAGCTATGATTCGAACTAGTTCAACTTTCTTGACAATACCTTTTGAACCAATAACTTCATCATCCCCTTCAGATTCTATAGGGCGAGCCATTGAGCAACTAGCTTGATCTCTAACAGATACACCGTTTGAAAGACCTCTTAATTTTTCATAGGATGTTTTCACACGTTTTGATGGTGGTTCGTCATCCTCTACACCTCCCATGAAAAGCACATTTCAGGCCATATATGTATACCACGAAACAGCAGGAAAGAGTTTAACTCTTTCCAGTATCGATAAATGAAGACAAAGTTCTGCAAATCACAATGAACAAATAGGATATAAATtgatttgtgaataaaaaattatctcCAGCAACTGCAAGACTAAGGgtgaaaacataaaaaaacGCATCCCCTTTCTTGCACACAAAACCAGATAATTAGGATTAATTCGTGTAAATGATTGTAAAGCTCGGAGCCATTCTAGATTAGTAAGCAGAGTTCAACGTCAATGACAAGAAATACACAAGAAGAATGACATGCATTAGATGAAATTTAAGAAACCCATAGTTCTCCCCCATGGTGAATCCAGTCAAGCAAGCAATGTTTCAGCATTCAATGTTAATGATAGGTATCAAAGCAACAAGGGTAAAGTCATCTTCATCAAGAAGGGTTTTTCTCAATCTTTTAACTTTAATGATAAATGGCCAACCATTAGAACAAGCAAACTATTATCACATTGCTGATACAGGTGTACACACAAAAAAAGAGAGAATCGAGATAGACTTTTATATTGTTAGCATCCAAGCAATCACTTTGAATGAAACTTTTAACGGAGTAACATCATATTCGTAGTTATTAAACAAGACAAACTCCCAAAGTTTTTAAACAATCGGGTGTGGGGGGGACAATTTTTTTATCAGGTAAAGCAACATttggaaaagacaaaaaaaaatgctaaaagTCGAGCTGCTTTTCCAAAAACCAAGTGATCAACCGGCCACATGTAACAAAAgccaacaaaaaattattaaagcaATTCATTAACCCATGGATCTAATCACGTCTACCGAATGTATAAACAAAGCGAAGTCATAGACCGATCCCAGGAGCATTCAGACGCTAGAAAACCGCATGAACCCAATCAAAACAAAGTGAAAGCAAATCGAAACCACTAGGGTTTAACCAACTTGGGGAAAATCAACCATCGAGCCTCAAATCTCGCCTAATAAACGCTTGATTCCTAACAAGGACAAAGATCTTTCGGAATCAGTAAATTAAATCTAACAAATTAGAATCAAAATCTAACTCacgtaatatcaaataaaaacgCCGTATGATATGTTTAACAATTGAAAGCCGAGAAGTCACGCAAGGAATCGATGGGTGCGCCGGAACTTTAATGGCGTGGGGAGGAGGTCACAGAGGGCGGCGGCGAGAAAGGGTTATAGATTGGTGAGTAGATTGTGGGTGGTTTCTGATATAGTTGTTTTGGAGTATTATCCTCTGTGATGATCGtggcaaatatatatatatatcgtatCCCGCATCTGTCGAAATATGCTTCGACGCTCACCACGGTTTGATTaccatttcatattttttttctctttttatttttttcattgatttcagtaattaataataataataataataataataatatcaatctcatatgattttgattttgattttgattttggttgcgatttcaaatttttgtttgGGTTTTTTGGAGTTGAGAAACACACATTGGAAATTTTGAGTGTGTGAATGAAACCGTAAGGTTGTGTTCGGATCACATAAGATTGAGTTGTGATTGAGAGAtgtaaggaaaaaaaaatttggatttgGACAATAGGATACGAATTTTGATCTGATGAAGTGTTTGAGTGGATTTTAAATTACTTTTATTTTCAAGATGTATTTAAAATCCAACTAAAAAATAactgagtgggtctcatgtgagaccgtctcacacaagtttttgccaaaataactatttgaaataaatatgtcTAAACAAACCAATAGATTCATAGCTATGTACATTAGATCGATGAATCAAATTCATAATAACAAATTCATTGGTTTCTTTGATTAAATTCAATTGACAAATGAATTGCAAATAGCCAATTAGTTATAAGTAATTGTGATGAGTTTTTACATTACAATATGGAGTTTTTCAATCCAATGCACTAAGGTTGTGGTTGGATATATAGATTTAATTTAAGAAAGTATGTGAggaatttttttcaaatgacCGTCGTTATAGATTTACAAGAAATCTGACCTAATTAGCATTTATTATTAGAAATTATGTGATAAAAAATTCACTCGAATTTTGTTCATTCaaggaaataaaaaaatttaaaatacatcatCGCAAGCTTCAATCCAATTAAGAACAACACAAATTTAATTAGAAAGTCATTACTTTGGctcactttttaatttttttcatcatcATCAATGACAATGTAATATTTGCTTattgactcaaataagatatctgtctcacaaaagtttttgtgtaatcgttatttaatttaatttttaagtatCTAAAAAACCGATGTTTGTTAGGCTGGTTAGTGAATTATTTGGGAAAACATAATACAATTCGTATGGTGGTAAATGAACTATAAAATTAATGTCCCGTGCAGGTGCAGTGATGCCCGGAAACGCTTGTCCCACGAGCAAGAGAAGACCAAAGCATGACTATCACATCACTACGTCTACCTAAACgttcattttaaaacttattgGTTAATATATATGCATAGAGTTTTCTAAACTTGGAAAACATGGTCGCATATTCAAGCGGTGGCTGCTTTGGTGACATGTTCGGAGAAGTTCCCCTTCCCGAACCCTTCTGATATACTCTTCctccgttgtctttgagcatgCACCCGATACTTTGAATTATCTCTATAAAGATTGTTGGCCTGTGTTATGAATATAAAGTTGGACAAGTTTTTACACACAATCTTCAAAGTATGAACTAGCGTTTTGCTTCCCATTCCCACACAAAAATCCataaatgggaaaaaaaatcttttttatcGAGTTAAACTATCTGCGACATAtctgttgaatttttttcagaGAGAGAGAAACACATCAAGCAAAAGCTAAAATAGACGAAGAGAGAATCTCAAAAGAAACTTCATCGGTACGTACCATGTGAATTTTACAGCAACATAAACATTTGGTTCTATGAAATCAGTGCAAATGCAATGGGACTCATAGTGACAATTGGATTAGCTTACTTTAGAAAGAAGAATCTTTGAGAACAAAGTGGTTGATCAAAGCTGAAAGGAGTATTGCAGAGCAGCGAGCCAAGGATCAAAGCTAAAAACAGTATTTTAGTTTGGGTTATAAAatagtataataataaaatattttcagaatttggTGAAAATTTTAGTTAAAAGAGATGATTATATTGATGCAGAAAgccaaaaagaaagaaagaaagaaagaaagaagaagcatattttgagaaaaaattataataataattttttaaataaactttTGGAggataaattaaacatttttcttgGTAAAACCAAACCTATAACAAAGGCAAAATAGAACTGTGAGTGCAGGAGACTCCAAGCAGCGCGTGGGATAGTCGCGAATTTCTGAGGTCAAATGTGGAAACACAAGCCTTTCGCTGCAACCAAGTATCTGAAATCAACTAGCGCAGTCCTATTAATTTAGACATAactatgttattttttttatttttcattatattttaagTTTAGGAGACCTAactatgttaatttttttttatttttcattatattttaagTTTAGGAGAGGAGATTGTCATATtgaatttcaaacataaaatatcGTCTCAAACTAAAATTTTGATGTTATATGAACTACAAGTTATGGACAACTACATGATTTTCACCGTCTTATGTAATATTTTGTCATTGTAATTGTATTTTTGTAAGAAAATCTcattttgatttcaaaatttgtCTTAATTCAGAATTATTAAAATCGAGTAAATGCAAAAAAAGGATGATATTTTAGAGTTACCGCGATCTGTTTGCAAAATATATAAGATTTATaaacaatatattattatttaaaatatcgcAACTGtatttttttctgcgaaaatgTCATGGTTCCCAATTTCGTGTTTGGAATAATTGACAGAGTAGAAAttccaaaataaaatgatgatttattagagttacagtgatagtttttcaaaataatataatatttataattagcATATGATTTAACTTGAGATTTGTTGATTAAAACGAATATCcgttattataaatatatattgtacAGTGTATTTGatgtattaattatattttaataattatttaatgtaaaagtTTCACAGCAGTGAATGACGCTTCTACCCCTACTACCAACTTGTCGGTGGACAAATTAAAAACTATTTCGATGGCAGAGAGAAAGTTTCCATTGAACGGAGGTCACATCAAGCATTCTGTTTTAAATTAAGGCCCCGTTTGGCATCACGTTATTGCCAAACTTCACTATTCATGTTCTTTTTCTCCAATTTATTTTGTTGGTTGTTCTAAAATAGTTGAAAAGAATGTAAAACATGTCAAAAGCTAATTTTGACACCAATAAACTgatattttttggaaaatttataatttcaacTCTATTAATGGAGTTTTGAAATGAATTAAAAAGCTCAGTCTTTGGtcgataaataatttatattcgaTTTTTTCACTTTTATTCACTTTGTCACCTGAATACAAAATTCAATTCATGTGCTTACATGTAATATTTGACATAGAAAGATGAAATGGATCATATCTATTCAATAAaagaattttataataaattgttaaaagtatATTATCATCTAAAATATAATCGAAGTGTCATTTATCACATTCAATCAATTTCCAAGATCTACGCTTGTTCGCACCTAATGATATTTGCTATAACGAGATACGTGCTAGTTGTATGATACTCTCAACTCTTTagattttgttcattttagattatataaatttagtaatCACGCcaatatttctattttatgACATTTGAACAGTATGCATTATAAAGAGTGGTAGAGGAGAAAAAAATTGGCCAAAACGATTATTTAATGAATAACCAAACAAGGCACAAAAAGGTGGTCGTTA contains:
- the LOC140968945 gene encoding WD repeat-containing protein 26 homolog — protein: MGGVEDDEPPSKRVKTSYEKLRGLSNGVSVRDQASCSMARPIESEGDDEVIGSKGIVKKVELVRIIAEALYSLGYTKTGAHLEEESGIPLHSTVVDLFMQQILDGKWDESVATLHEIGLADETIIKLASFVIMEQKFFELLNGDKLMDALKTLRIEIAPLCVNGDRVRELSSSILSPSLNLLDGTSGQESRLKSRKKLLEKLQKLLPPTVMIPEKRLVHLVEQALDLQRDACRYHNSSVGEMSLFTDHQCGRNQIPSQTLQILHEHSDEVWFLQFSHNGKYLVSSSSDAVVIVWEVAVDGRVILKHRLSGHEKPVSYMSWSPDDRQLLTCGSEESVRRWDIASGECVHVYEKSGLGLISCGWAPDGKSVFSGVTDKSISMWDLEGKEVECWKGQRTIRTSDLGITTDRKELISVCKETTILLCGWESKLDKFIEEDQTIISFSLSEDSKFLLVSLVNQELHLWNIDGRAKLVAKYKGHKRSRFVVRACFGGLEQAFIASGSEDSQIYIWHRSSGELILTLAGHAGAVNCVSWNPTNPHMLASASDDGTIRIWGLHQVNMNYNGNHSNGVHHCNGVT